Proteins encoded within one genomic window of Hahella chejuensis KCTC 2396:
- a CDS encoding serine/threonine protein kinase produces the protein MSDTQIFDPASMDSQYFGKYKAQRELGRGAMGVVYQCFDPDFERIVAVKVLLPELLGADVTGEFRERFRNEMRAAGKISHPNVINVFDAGDQDGAPYFVMEYVEGYELKSALDDGQRFPIDKTLKIMTDVLSGLGHIHEHGIIHRDLKPANIFITKNGVAKIADFGVAKLESSELTRVGTIIGSPRYMSPEQCQGLPVDARSDLFAAGIIFYQLLTNEHCFNANSPTAIMQKILHAKPELPSMLIPTLSKYYDAVVVKALEKSPEKRYQSAEEFIQALMQAADGKKGGGVKGPMFAGVGGLLAVAAAGLLYVLMPPVEQNGVSHPVEPVKLTPRTVNGTEAAVSQANTDNADNHNVNGGNTSSSDNSQNGSISSNAATGTTNPVRPASNEVQSLNPEVSAKIDRLLKVAKVHRLQGRLVTPSGSSAYDAYKIVLEIDPANQVAQEGLKTLEHDLVVRVGELRDQGESQMALAEATTGSQLFPTSEQLSKLAAQLKK, from the coding sequence ATGTCTGATACGCAAATTTTCGATCCCGCCTCAATGGACTCTCAGTATTTCGGCAAATACAAGGCGCAGCGCGAACTAGGGCGCGGCGCGATGGGGGTGGTGTATCAGTGTTTTGACCCTGACTTTGAGCGTATTGTCGCTGTCAAAGTGCTGCTGCCGGAATTGCTGGGCGCGGATGTCACGGGGGAGTTTCGTGAACGCTTTCGCAACGAGATGCGGGCGGCGGGCAAGATCTCCCATCCCAATGTCATTAATGTTTTTGACGCTGGCGATCAGGACGGCGCGCCTTATTTCGTCATGGAATATGTGGAAGGCTATGAACTCAAAAGCGCTCTCGATGACGGCCAGCGTTTTCCTATTGATAAAACCCTGAAAATCATGACGGATGTGCTGTCTGGCCTGGGGCACATACATGAACATGGCATTATTCACCGGGACCTGAAGCCCGCGAACATTTTCATCACTAAAAACGGCGTGGCGAAAATCGCTGACTTTGGCGTCGCCAAACTGGAATCCTCCGAGCTGACCCGGGTGGGCACGATTATCGGCTCACCCAGATATATGTCTCCTGAACAATGCCAGGGTTTGCCGGTAGATGCGCGTTCGGATCTGTTCGCTGCAGGCATCATTTTTTATCAATTGCTGACGAACGAGCATTGCTTTAACGCTAATTCGCCGACGGCGATCATGCAGAAAATTCTGCACGCCAAACCCGAACTGCCCTCGATGCTGATACCGACATTGTCCAAGTATTATGACGCTGTCGTTGTTAAGGCGCTGGAGAAGAGTCCAGAGAAACGTTACCAGTCTGCGGAAGAGTTCATTCAGGCGCTGATGCAGGCGGCTGACGGTAAAAAAGGCGGCGGCGTCAAGGGGCCAATGTTCGCTGGCGTGGGTGGTTTGCTGGCGGTAGCGGCGGCAGGACTGCTTTACGTTTTAATGCCGCCGGTGGAGCAAAATGGCGTGTCGCATCCAGTGGAGCCGGTTAAGCTGACTCCGCGTACCGTCAATGGAACGGAGGCTGCGGTCAGTCAGGCGAATACGGATAATGCTGATAACCATAATGTTAACGGCGGCAATACATCCAGTTCTGACAATAGCCAAAATGGTTCGATATCTTCGAATGCCGCGACGGGAACGACCAATCCCGTGCGCCCCGCCAGTAATGAAGTGCAGAGCCTGAATCCGGAGGTATCCGCCAAGATCGACCGGCTATTGAAAGTCGCCAAGGTGCATCGTCTGCAAGGGCGCTTGGTGACGCCTTCCGGTTCCAGCGCTTACGACGCTTATAAGATTGTGCTGGAAATCGATCCCGCCAACCAAGTAGCCCAAGAGGGGCTCAAGACGTTGGAGCATGACTTGGTAGTCCGCGTTGGCGAGCTGAGGGATCAGGGAGAATCGCAAATGGCTCTGGCGGAAGCCACCACTGGCAGCCAATTGTTTCCCACTTCCGAGCAGTTATCAAAACTGGCGGCGCAGTTGAAAAAGTAG
- a CDS encoding caspase family protein, with amino-acid sequence MSSKQHGSLKKRTGWGLPAVVAAGALAACSSQPVDKAGDQGTEADKLMVVDCLLPGQIRQLGANARFLTARRPVKATASDCAIRGGEFTAFDRADYSTALKVWLEQAKSGDAEAQTYVGEIYEKGLGLAPDYEVAAIWYRRAADQNFTRAQINLGNLYEKGLGVNKDPVMALNWYRRASGLDSDNLQYASTIVANEALQKELSNLQGEVSKLEQYKAQTEAEKRRAAEKERAEQLAKQQRDKANQAATPATLEVASLDPTLAPPSIQILDPPISLTRSGPTVLLRNAVSEKEIIGKVESPAGLKSFTVNGKKVDVDEFNLFFIKVPVQGRKTDVAMNATDKVDQRVGFGFSMFLEQAANQARTQKIEFDASSQSPKFDGISFGRYYALVIGNRDYAYYTDLETPEKDARTIAEMLSKQYGFNTKLLLNATRYELLSALNEMREKLTEHDNLLIYYAGHGELDAQNDRGYWLPVDAEPGNTANWLSNVSISDQLNTFKAKHVMVVADSCYAGTLSTASVARQSAVAENELQKEWLELMVDIKARTVLTSGGVRPVLDSGGGDHSVFARAFIEALNSNSGLMDGNRLFISVLGDVRKRSQQFGIDQIPDYGAIKYAGHEAGEFFFVKAKSM; translated from the coding sequence ATGAGCAGTAAACAGCACGGGTCATTGAAAAAGCGTACCGGATGGGGCCTGCCTGCCGTGGTCGCGGCGGGCGCCTTGGCTGCGTGCAGCAGTCAGCCGGTGGATAAGGCTGGCGATCAGGGAACGGAGGCGGATAAATTAATGGTGGTGGATTGTCTGTTGCCAGGGCAGATTCGCCAGTTAGGGGCCAACGCCCGATTTTTGACCGCCCGCCGCCCCGTCAAAGCGACCGCTTCCGATTGCGCTATCCGCGGAGGCGAATTCACCGCATTCGACCGGGCGGATTATTCGACGGCGCTAAAGGTATGGCTTGAGCAGGCCAAGTCTGGCGATGCTGAAGCGCAGACCTACGTCGGCGAGATTTATGAAAAAGGCCTGGGATTGGCGCCGGATTATGAAGTGGCGGCCATCTGGTATCGCCGCGCCGCGGACCAGAACTTCACCCGGGCGCAGATTAACCTGGGCAACCTCTACGAAAAAGGACTGGGCGTTAATAAAGATCCGGTCATGGCGTTGAACTGGTATCGCCGCGCCTCTGGCCTGGACAGCGACAACCTGCAATACGCCTCCACTATTGTCGCCAATGAAGCATTGCAGAAAGAACTGTCTAATCTGCAGGGCGAGGTAAGTAAGCTGGAACAATACAAAGCGCAAACTGAAGCTGAAAAGCGCCGCGCCGCCGAGAAGGAGAGGGCGGAGCAGTTAGCTAAGCAGCAGCGTGATAAGGCGAATCAGGCCGCTACGCCGGCGACGCTGGAAGTAGCGAGTCTCGACCCAACTCTGGCGCCGCCTTCTATTCAGATCCTGGACCCGCCAATATCGCTGACTCGCAGCGGCCCGACTGTCTTGCTGCGCAATGCGGTGAGCGAAAAAGAAATCATCGGTAAAGTTGAATCTCCCGCAGGCTTGAAGTCATTTACGGTTAACGGCAAAAAAGTCGATGTGGATGAATTCAACCTGTTTTTCATCAAGGTGCCGGTGCAGGGGCGTAAAACAGACGTCGCCATGAACGCTACCGATAAAGTGGATCAACGTGTTGGCTTTGGCTTCTCCATGTTTCTGGAGCAGGCGGCGAATCAAGCCCGTACTCAGAAAATCGAATTTGACGCCAGTTCGCAGTCGCCCAAATTCGACGGCATCAGCTTCGGCCGCTATTACGCGCTGGTGATCGGCAACCGTGATTATGCTTACTACACGGACCTGGAAACCCCGGAAAAAGATGCTCGCACCATTGCTGAAATGCTGAGCAAGCAATATGGCTTTAATACTAAATTGCTGCTCAACGCTACGCGTTATGAGCTTTTGTCGGCGCTGAACGAAATGCGTGAAAAGCTGACCGAGCACGACAACCTGCTGATCTACTATGCAGGCCATGGCGAGTTGGACGCGCAGAATGATCGCGGTTACTGGTTGCCGGTGGACGCGGAGCCGGGCAATACGGCTAACTGGCTGTCCAACGTATCGATTTCCGATCAATTGAATACGTTCAAGGCCAAGCATGTGATGGTGGTGGCGGATTCCTGTTACGCAGGTACGTTGTCCACCGCATCCGTCGCGCGTCAGAGCGCAGTGGCTGAGAATGAACTGCAGAAAGAGTGGCTGGAGCTGATGGTCGACATTAAGGCTCGTACAGTGTTGACGTCAGGCGGCGTGCGTCCGGTATTGGATAGCGGCGGCGGTGATCATTCCGTGTTCGCCAGGGCGTTTATTGAAGCGCTGAACAGCAATAGCGGCTTGATGGACGGCAATCGTTTGTTTATCTCCGTGCTTGGCGATGTGCGTAAGCGTTCACAGCAATTCGGTATTGATCAGATTCCAGATTATGGCGCGATCAAATACGCGGGCCACGAAGCAGGTGAATTCTTTTTCGTGAAAGCGAAGTCCATGTAA
- a CDS encoding autotransporter domain-containing protein, protein MTLRLRSLLSSTLFLLLNCIASVSLAATAVNDSYIVDPGDGQEKLVVTYNDTIDISTQEAINAAKITSVSALSNSSAGSVAIDTDDNLSVNFVPNPSFSGTVTFTYTLQDIRGASTATVTVDLTVEAGSLQALDDKYLAGREAITIFPLENDVKPSGNPSEFTIDTPEQGSLTQLSGISGLYKYTPPSDLTEPTDVVINYTVTYEGVGSSTATVTISVDPDSEPLLAGAKDEEQEQLAGVLQAACDANSAGIVRETDSTFEATCNALAALSDSERSDALEQILLRQIGAQAGAMKEAAASQVKSLGDRLSNLRNGSTGLSLIGLRTEVQGQNFSVGKLLGVTGTGGGAGDDDLMFADNRLGVFISGSLIFGDADAHGDQRAYDYDAQQLLAGVDYRFTNKLILGLSAGYTTTESEENNSVTKLETDTWNLAFYGNYYPRDNWYFDWIAGYGGVSIDSTRAVNFPGVTSTSKGDTDGDQWNAAMGTGINYQVQQWQVDAFLNIEYRTVNVDAYSESNDAGLGLDVMEYSTDLMTGTLGARVSQALSYDFGVLIPQLELAFVNELKNDPTEIEAQLSIFPEAGSFKLQTEEADKTYMNAGLSLTGVFKSGTSAYVRYGTDFARDNLSTDVWQAGVRMELGGPQAESGVFHTLEGQSIAPGIMVGTLGAGVSVTIPLHDLSWNMRGMINGFSHSVDRSLDDVDYDIDIDLESYGLIMDWHPFEGGFRVSGGLFSNRNEFTGTATPTENVEIGDFTFTPEQVGTLHAKIDYDRAISPYLGIGWGNAVAPTKGWGFNADLGVLFTDTAQAHLSADSPAADANPALKAQLESELAKEEDNINNDDLDNAKYWPVIAIGVTYQF, encoded by the coding sequence ATGACGCTCAGACTACGATCTCTTCTCAGCTCCACGCTTTTTTTGCTACTCAATTGCATTGCTTCTGTCTCCCTAGCCGCCACTGCGGTAAACGACTCCTATATCGTCGACCCAGGAGACGGGCAAGAGAAACTGGTCGTCACTTACAACGACACGATCGACATCAGCACACAGGAAGCCATCAACGCCGCTAAAATTACCAGCGTGTCAGCTCTGAGCAATAGCTCTGCGGGCAGCGTAGCGATTGATACAGACGATAATTTGTCTGTGAATTTCGTGCCTAACCCCTCCTTTTCCGGAACTGTAACCTTCACCTACACCCTGCAGGATATCCGCGGCGCCAGCACAGCCACGGTTACAGTGGATCTAACAGTAGAAGCAGGCAGCCTGCAGGCGTTGGATGACAAATATCTGGCGGGACGGGAAGCCATTACCATTTTCCCACTGGAAAACGACGTCAAACCCAGCGGCAATCCATCGGAATTCACCATAGACACCCCGGAGCAAGGCTCACTCACTCAACTTAGCGGCATCAGCGGACTATACAAGTACACCCCTCCCAGCGATTTGACCGAGCCCACTGATGTCGTAATCAACTACACCGTCACCTACGAAGGTGTAGGAAGCAGCACCGCCACAGTCACAATTTCCGTCGATCCTGATTCAGAGCCCCTGCTGGCGGGCGCCAAAGATGAAGAGCAGGAACAACTGGCGGGCGTACTGCAAGCCGCCTGTGACGCCAATTCCGCAGGTATAGTCAGGGAAACCGATTCCACCTTCGAAGCCACCTGTAATGCACTCGCCGCTTTGAGCGATTCGGAAAGATCGGATGCGCTGGAGCAAATCCTTCTGCGTCAGATAGGCGCTCAGGCTGGCGCGATGAAAGAAGCCGCCGCGTCACAGGTAAAAAGCCTCGGCGATCGCCTCAGCAACCTGCGCAATGGCTCTACTGGTTTGAGCCTGATCGGCCTTCGTACTGAGGTTCAAGGACAGAATTTCAGCGTTGGTAAACTGTTAGGCGTCACCGGAACCGGCGGCGGAGCGGGCGACGACGACCTCATGTTTGCGGATAACCGACTTGGGGTATTTATCAGCGGCTCACTGATATTTGGCGACGCTGACGCACACGGCGATCAACGCGCATACGATTATGACGCGCAACAACTACTCGCCGGCGTCGATTATCGCTTCACCAACAAATTAATACTCGGCTTATCCGCTGGTTACACCACAACAGAGAGCGAGGAAAACAACTCCGTCACCAAGTTGGAGACAGATACCTGGAACCTCGCCTTCTATGGAAACTATTACCCACGCGACAACTGGTACTTTGACTGGATCGCGGGCTATGGCGGCGTCTCCATTGACTCCACTCGCGCCGTCAACTTTCCTGGCGTCACATCGACGTCCAAAGGCGATACCGATGGCGATCAATGGAACGCCGCCATGGGGACCGGCATTAATTATCAGGTTCAGCAGTGGCAGGTCGACGCCTTCCTTAATATCGAATACCGCACGGTCAATGTAGACGCTTACAGCGAAAGCAACGACGCAGGATTGGGGCTGGACGTGATGGAATACTCTACGGACCTCATGACCGGAACCCTGGGCGCACGGGTCAGTCAGGCGTTGAGTTACGACTTCGGCGTACTGATTCCGCAACTTGAGCTAGCGTTCGTGAACGAGTTAAAAAACGATCCGACCGAAATCGAAGCGCAGTTATCGATATTCCCAGAAGCGGGCTCGTTCAAGCTACAAACAGAGGAAGCGGATAAAACTTATATGAACGCCGGTTTATCGCTCACAGGCGTTTTCAAAAGTGGCACATCCGCCTACGTTCGCTACGGAACCGACTTCGCCCGCGACAACCTCTCCACCGACGTCTGGCAGGCGGGCGTGCGCATGGAGCTGGGCGGGCCGCAAGCAGAAAGCGGCGTCTTCCACACGCTTGAAGGGCAATCCATCGCTCCGGGGATTATGGTGGGCACCTTGGGCGCAGGCGTCAGCGTCACCATTCCTCTGCATGACCTGAGTTGGAACATGCGCGGCATGATCAACGGATTCTCCCACTCTGTCGACCGTTCTCTGGACGACGTGGATTATGACATCGATATTGATCTGGAGTCTTACGGCCTCATCATGGACTGGCATCCATTTGAGGGCGGCTTCCGCGTCAGTGGCGGCTTATTCTCCAATCGGAACGAGTTCACCGGTACCGCCACGCCGACAGAAAATGTGGAAATCGGGGACTTCACGTTTACCCCCGAACAGGTTGGCACTCTGCACGCCAAGATCGACTATGACCGCGCCATATCGCCTTATCTGGGCATTGGCTGGGGCAATGCCGTAGCGCCAACCAAAGGATGGGGCTTTAACGCGGATCTGGGAGTATTATTCACCGACACAGCCCAAGCGCATCTGTCGGCGGATAGCCCGGCCGCAGACGCCAATCCGGCGCTAAAAGCACAGTTGGAGAGCGAATTGGCGAAAGAAGAGGACAATATCAATAACGACGACCTGGATAACGCCAAGTACTGGCCAGTCATCGCCATTGGCGTCACCTATCAGTTCTAG
- a CDS encoding CocE/NonD family hydrolase, translated as MNVTFRPVLLWILLAFGWSNLASANICVNFDLPDHADYRFNDDIKVTAHDGLSLDANLFTPNTPPPANGYPTVIFINSWVLDEHEYFLQAAKYAQRGYQALSYSSRGWGCSEGVVDVAGPNDMADLSAMVDWLLANTQADPNAIGVTGISYGSGIGLLGLAHEPRIKTAVAMSTWGDLVESLYAQQTPRLFWGFFLVSSGLITANMDPVIAQNYRNLVEHKNIPETMAWGYERSPSRVIDQINARQAPVYLANSFGDNLFQPNNLLRFFEQLSGPKRLDLNQGTHASAEGLGLLGIPNYTWDNARDWFDYWLKGEDTGIMARPPLTMLTDLKHKREEYAAWPIPGAQTRTLYMHPRGLLSNGGLSDAQYDSWLNRTNTIYSGLDSGASTGIPLLSALLDGLGLPVYASMPLINRVHGIVYQSGALSETLKIRGAAKIHLNIEPSYSKVQLNAYLYDVDALGIGKLITHAPATLHDATPWRDQSLDMELTAAAYDVPAGHRIAIAFDTFDILYGPPTLTPYAVSFRHSNAAQSYLELPEAP; from the coding sequence ATGAACGTCACGTTTCGACCTGTTCTGTTATGGATTCTGTTAGCGTTCGGTTGGTCTAACCTCGCCAGCGCCAATATCTGCGTCAATTTCGACCTGCCTGATCACGCCGATTACCGCTTTAACGACGACATCAAGGTCACCGCCCACGATGGCCTCTCTCTCGACGCCAACCTGTTCACCCCCAACACGCCGCCCCCGGCGAACGGCTACCCTACGGTGATATTCATCAACAGCTGGGTGTTGGACGAACATGAATACTTTCTGCAGGCCGCCAAGTATGCGCAAAGAGGTTATCAGGCCTTGAGCTACAGCTCCCGAGGCTGGGGTTGTTCCGAGGGCGTTGTGGATGTAGCCGGCCCCAATGATATGGCGGACTTGTCAGCCATGGTGGATTGGCTGTTGGCCAACACCCAGGCCGATCCCAACGCCATTGGCGTCACCGGCATATCCTACGGCTCGGGCATTGGCCTGTTGGGCCTGGCGCACGAACCGCGCATTAAAACCGCCGTCGCCATGAGCACCTGGGGAGATCTGGTGGAATCGCTGTACGCACAGCAAACTCCCCGTTTGTTCTGGGGTTTTTTCCTGGTCTCCAGCGGCTTGATCACCGCCAATATGGACCCGGTCATCGCGCAGAACTATCGCAATCTGGTGGAGCATAAAAATATTCCGGAGACTATGGCCTGGGGCTATGAACGCTCGCCCTCTCGAGTCATTGATCAGATCAACGCTCGCCAGGCGCCGGTATATCTGGCCAACAGCTTCGGCGACAACCTGTTCCAACCTAACAATCTATTGCGTTTCTTTGAACAGCTTAGCGGTCCCAAGCGTCTGGATCTGAATCAGGGTACGCATGCGTCCGCCGAAGGTCTCGGCTTGCTTGGCATTCCTAACTACACCTGGGACAACGCAAGAGACTGGTTTGACTATTGGCTGAAAGGCGAAGACACCGGCATCATGGCGCGCCCCCCCCTGACCATGCTGACCGATCTGAAGCATAAGCGGGAAGAATACGCCGCGTGGCCCATCCCTGGCGCGCAAACGCGTACACTCTACATGCATCCTAGAGGCCTGCTCAGCAATGGAGGTTTATCAGACGCGCAATACGACTCCTGGTTGAACCGGACTAACACGATCTATTCCGGGCTCGATTCCGGCGCCAGCACCGGCATCCCCCTTCTGTCCGCGCTGCTGGATGGGCTGGGCCTGCCAGTTTACGCCTCCATGCCGCTGATCAATCGCGTTCACGGCATCGTCTATCAAAGCGGTGCGCTGTCGGAAACCCTGAAAATCCGTGGGGCGGCGAAAATACATCTGAATATCGAGCCCAGCTACAGCAAAGTACAACTGAACGCTTATCTGTATGATGTCGATGCCTTAGGGATCGGCAAGCTGATTACCCATGCGCCGGCCACACTGCACGACGCTACGCCCTGGCGGGATCAGAGCCTGGATATGGAGTTGACGGCGGCGGCTTATGACGTCCCCGCCGGACACCGCATCGCTATTGCTTTCGATACCTTCGATATTCTTTACGGCCCGCCCACGCTGACGCCTTACGCCGTCAGCTTCCGCCACAGCAACGCCGCACAGTCCTATCTGGAGCTGCCGGAAGCGCCCTGA
- a CDS encoding CHASE domain-containing protein, with product MASITHQPGNALWASVAPMFRRRLLAAWGVLIASLAMVVLAAGVIRNQEQLSAERQFQLYVDEVSSLITQRMRDHEQILLGGGALFKASNEVRRDEWRIYIESLNLNKNYPGILGVGYSIVIPKHELANHIATVRAEGFPNYVVKPQGDREIYSAIIYLEPFLGRNLAAFGYDMMSEETRAAAMRQAAVSAETALSGKVTLVQETHGKVQSGFLMYVPIYAKGVVPEAEQARWRALQGFVYSPYRIDDLMAGILGPRRLQISFRIYDNNTISDETLMFETEENDFHSGLQEIEGTPPPRYTATRTLTFYQHDWTVVFQNTPAFEANAISHLDKLVVGLGGVVSLLLTLLVWFLSFRREQALELAKRMTQTIRDNETRLRQSEERYQLAVRGSNDGIWDWNLETGHMYYAPRFQALLGYEEGSFSNTFTEFEQKIHPQDKNPVLQAIKAHLESESPYDITHRLLTRSGEWRWFRSRGAAIRNKENVAIRMAGSISDIHQQKLAEAEAEEHAQHTQAILNNINDGIITVDEIGFIASFNRAAERIFHYNADSVIGYNLKRLFANYSDNDASESMSDYLSASLRSDASGEEQEIEGVRQNGERFPVGISVSEVHRRAERLFIVVVRDITERKRVDRMKNEFISTVSHELRTPLTSITGALSLLLNGAVGQPTEEFSRFLQIAYKNSQRLALLINDLLDMEKITAGGVKYSFSVEPVMPLVEQSIDTNRVYGQQHEVEYKIIHREDASLINVDPLRFQQILANFLSNAAKFSPQGCTVDISVQRRENYVRISVTDRGPGIPPEFYTRIFKKFSQADSSDRRQKGGTGLGLFISRELAKGMRGRIDFESEVGKGATFYVELPLASGSIQDAVAPEPEEA from the coding sequence ATGGCGAGTATCACACATCAACCCGGCAACGCACTCTGGGCCTCCGTCGCCCCTATGTTCAGACGCCGCCTACTTGCCGCCTGGGGCGTGTTGATCGCCAGTTTGGCCATGGTGGTTCTGGCCGCCGGCGTTATCCGCAATCAAGAACAGCTGAGCGCCGAGCGACAATTCCAACTTTATGTCGATGAGGTTTCATCTCTAATCACGCAGCGCATGCGCGACCACGAGCAAATTCTGCTCGGCGGCGGCGCGCTGTTCAAAGCCAGCAATGAAGTAAGGCGCGACGAGTGGCGTATTTATATCGAAAGCCTCAACCTGAATAAAAACTACCCCGGCATTCTCGGCGTCGGCTATTCCATCGTCATTCCCAAACACGAACTCGCCAATCATATCGCAACCGTAAGAGCCGAAGGCTTTCCCAACTATGTCGTCAAACCTCAGGGCGATCGGGAAATTTACTCCGCTATTATTTACCTGGAGCCTTTTCTGGGGCGCAACCTGGCCGCATTCGGTTACGACATGATGTCCGAGGAGACCCGCGCGGCCGCCATGCGACAGGCTGCAGTTTCAGCGGAGACCGCTCTGTCCGGTAAAGTCACGTTAGTGCAGGAGACACATGGAAAGGTGCAGTCCGGCTTTCTCATGTACGTGCCTATTTACGCCAAAGGCGTGGTTCCTGAAGCGGAACAGGCGCGCTGGCGCGCCCTGCAAGGTTTCGTATATAGCCCCTACCGCATTGACGACTTGATGGCCGGCATCCTCGGACCGCGCCGATTACAGATTTCATTTCGCATCTACGACAACAACACGATCAGCGATGAAACACTGATGTTCGAAACGGAAGAAAACGACTTTCACTCAGGACTGCAGGAGATTGAAGGGACGCCTCCTCCCCGCTATACCGCTACTCGCACTCTGACCTTCTATCAACATGACTGGACGGTTGTGTTTCAGAACACGCCTGCGTTTGAAGCCAACGCTATTTCTCATTTGGATAAATTGGTGGTGGGGCTCGGCGGGGTGGTCAGTCTATTGTTGACGCTGCTGGTCTGGTTCCTGTCATTTAGACGGGAGCAAGCGTTAGAGCTGGCCAAGCGTATGACCCAAACCATTCGCGATAATGAGACTCGCCTGCGCCAAAGCGAAGAACGCTACCAGTTGGCGGTGCGCGGCTCCAACGACGGGATCTGGGACTGGAACCTTGAAACCGGCCACATGTATTACGCGCCTCGCTTCCAGGCCCTGCTCGGCTATGAGGAGGGCAGCTTCAGCAACACCTTTACCGAATTTGAGCAGAAAATTCATCCCCAGGATAAAAACCCGGTTCTGCAGGCGATCAAAGCGCATCTGGAAAGCGAATCGCCCTATGACATTACGCACCGACTGCTGACCCGCTCCGGCGAGTGGCGCTGGTTTCGCTCTCGGGGCGCGGCTATCCGCAACAAGGAGAATGTCGCCATCAGAATGGCGGGTTCAATCTCCGATATCCACCAACAAAAACTGGCGGAAGCAGAGGCGGAAGAGCACGCCCAACATACCCAGGCGATTCTTAATAATATCAACGACGGCATCATCACCGTGGATGAGATTGGCTTCATCGCTTCCTTCAATCGGGCGGCGGAGCGTATCTTCCACTACAACGCAGACTCAGTCATCGGCTACAACCTCAAACGATTATTCGCTAACTATTCCGACAATGACGCTTCGGAATCCATGTCGGACTATTTATCCGCCTCCCTACGCAGTGACGCCAGCGGCGAGGAACAAGAAATAGAGGGCGTCCGTCAGAATGGCGAGCGCTTTCCTGTGGGCATATCCGTGTCTGAAGTGCACCGTAGAGCGGAGCGTTTATTTATTGTGGTGGTGCGGGACATTACCGAACGCAAGCGTGTCGACCGCATGAAAAATGAGTTTATCTCTACTGTCAGCCACGAACTGCGCACCCCGTTGACGTCCATCACCGGGGCGCTCAGCCTCCTGTTGAACGGCGCCGTGGGTCAACCTACAGAAGAGTTTTCCCGCTTTCTGCAAATCGCCTATAAAAACAGCCAGCGACTCGCCCTGCTGATAAATGACCTATTGGACATGGAGAAGATCACCGCGGGCGGCGTTAAATACAGCTTTTCCGTCGAACCGGTAATGCCATTGGTGGAGCAATCCATTGACACTAACCGGGTATATGGCCAACAGCACGAGGTGGAGTACAAAATCATTCACCGGGAAGACGCCAGCCTCATTAATGTGGACCCGTTAAGATTTCAGCAAATACTGGCTAATTTTCTCTCCAACGCCGCCAAATTCTCTCCTCAGGGCTGTACTGTGGATATATCAGTCCAACGCAGGGAGAACTATGTGCGCATCTCCGTCACAGATCGCGGCCCCGGTATTCCCCCAGAATTTTATACACGTATATTCAAGAAGTTTTCCCAGGCGGACTCCTCCGATCGCCGCCAGAAAGGCGGCACCGGACTGGGCCTGTTCATCTCCAGAGAGCTGGCTAAAGGCATGCGCGGACGTATTGATTTCGAGTCTGAAGTCGGCAAAGGCGCGACTTTTTATGTGGAGTTGCCTCTAGCGTCGGGTTCGATCCAGGATGCTGTCGCTCCCGAACCGGAAGAAGCCTGA